One window from the genome of Candidatus Chlorohelix allophototropha encodes:
- a CDS encoding acyl-CoA dehydrogenase family protein, whose product MIDFEIPASLGKQLQILEQVALNVMRPASRHFDVHEHDRPWDYIKLMWDGGNNAGYRGRAGSGDLLSMSGGEGGEKVSGPKIRNLALMYTVEMLSYGDCGLYLSTAGGALGAAAVEAAGTPEQRERFLTRFKGGEPKWGAMAMTEPQAGSDTANIRTTAKLTEDGKEWILNGEKIFVTNGLMAAQESPGIVVVWATIAPGTGRAGMRAFVVEGNTPGMTVARLEKKHGIRASDTAALTFADCRIPYDNIIGSPELAKAEGKDSKGFAGAMKTFDATRPLVAASAIGVGRAALDFTKDFLFKQGVTIRYDAPPNVLTAVERDVMRMEAQLRAAWLLTIRAAWQMDIGISNSLEASMCKVKAGEAVTWVTQKAVELLGAEGYDCKLLVEKWMRDGKINDLYEGTGQINRLVVARRMLGYSSKEL is encoded by the coding sequence ATGATTGATTTTGAAATTCCAGCCTCTTTAGGCAAACAGTTACAAATTCTAGAGCAGGTGGCGTTAAACGTAATGCGTCCTGCTTCCCGCCATTTTGATGTGCATGAGCATGATCGCCCGTGGGATTATATCAAGCTGATGTGGGATGGTGGCAATAACGCCGGGTATCGGGGACGTGCCGGAAGCGGCGATTTGCTCTCCATGTCGGGTGGCGAAGGTGGCGAAAAGGTCAGCGGTCCGAAAATCCGCAACCTCGCGCTGATGTACACCGTGGAGATGCTCTCCTACGGCGATTGCGGTTTATACCTCTCCACTGCCGGAGGCGCGTTAGGGGCAGCCGCCGTAGAAGCAGCCGGAACCCCCGAACAGCGCGAACGCTTCCTCACCCGTTTCAAAGGGGGCGAACCCAAGTGGGGCGCAATGGCAATGACCGAGCCGCAAGCCGGAAGCGATACCGCCAATATCCGCACCACCGCCAAACTGACCGAAGACGGTAAGGAATGGATTCTCAACGGTGAAAAGATTTTCGTCACCAACGGTTTGATGGCAGCGCAGGAATCGCCCGGAATCGTGGTGGTGTGGGCTACTATTGCCCCCGGTACGGGTCGCGCCGGGATGCGCGCTTTCGTGGTAGAAGGCAACACTCCCGGTATGACGGTAGCGCGTTTGGAGAAAAAGCATGGGATTCGCGCCAGCGATACTGCCGCCCTCACCTTCGCCGATTGCCGCATCCCCTATGATAATATTATCGGTAGCCCCGAACTGGCAAAAGCAGAGGGTAAGGATAGCAAGGGTTTTGCAGGCGCAATGAAAACCTTTGATGCCACTCGCCCCTTGGTTGCCGCCAGCGCCATCGGAGTGGGACGCGCCGCGCTCGATTTCACTAAAGATTTCCTGTTCAAACAGGGGGTTACTATTCGCTACGATGCGCCCCCTAATGTACTGACGGCGGTTGAGCGCGATGTGATGCGGATGGAAGCGCAATTGCGGGCAGCGTGGTTGCTGACCATACGTGCCGCATGGCAAATGGATATCGGTATCTCCAATTCGCTGGAAGCCTCGATGTGCAAGGTGAAAGCGGGCGAAGCGGTAACGTGGGTTACGCAGAAAGCGGTGGAATTGCTAGGCGCAGAGGGCTACGACTGCAAACTTTTGGTCGAAAAGTGGATGCGTGACGGCAAGATTAACGACCTGTACGAAGGCACAGGACAGATTAACCGTCTGGTAGTGGCACGGCGCATGCTCGGTTATTCCAGCAAGGAATTATAG
- a CDS encoding acyl-CoA dehydrogenase family protein: MISFAPTEEQQAVIDTIRRFSRDKVSRARHDADENNAFTPALVQEGWRLGIVGGWLPEEFGGLGEPHSAISAAIYAEELAYGDLALALQVLAPALFGLPVFKFGSDAQKARWLPLLGEDKQPALTAAFTENGWSFDPNSMKTTARREGDEYILDGVKVRVANAEGADAILVYANENGATQAFIIEKGTEGLQISQRESLMGLRALPTYSVTLKGCRVPATARLGEDSGCDICHLLNVSRVTVAGLGVGVARIALEHALEYAKQRQAFGKFIAQFQSIAFMLAEMQMEVDSARLMTWEAAWNLDKGNEATRECVLGLNYANDTVMTVADRAVQIWGGHGYIRENPVEQLLRNARAFASLTGAAML; the protein is encoded by the coding sequence ATGATTTCCTTTGCGCCAACTGAAGAGCAACAGGCGGTTATTGATACTATCCGCCGCTTTTCCCGCGACAAGGTAAGCCGGGCGCGCCATGATGCAGACGAAAATAACGCTTTTACACCCGCGCTGGTACAAGAAGGCTGGCGGCTCGGTATAGTAGGCGGCTGGCTGCCCGAAGAATTTGGCGGTTTGGGTGAGCCACATTCGGCAATTAGCGCCGCTATTTACGCTGAGGAATTGGCTTACGGTGACCTTGCGCTGGCATTGCAGGTGCTTGCCCCCGCGTTGTTTGGCTTGCCGGTATTCAAATTCGGCAGCGATGCCCAAAAAGCGCGCTGGTTGCCCCTTTTGGGCGAAGACAAACAACCCGCCCTTACCGCGGCTTTTACCGAAAACGGCTGGAGTTTTGACCCTAATAGTATGAAAACCACCGCTCGCCGTGAGGGTGATGAATATATATTGGACGGCGTAAAGGTACGGGTTGCAAACGCAGAAGGGGCAGATGCCATTCTAGTTTATGCCAATGAAAACGGCGCAACCCAAGCGTTTATCATAGAAAAAGGCACAGAGGGTTTGCAGATAAGCCAGCGCGAATCGCTGATGGGCTTGCGCGCCTTGCCCACTTACAGCGTTACCTTGAAAGGTTGTCGCGTTCCGGCAACAGCACGTCTCGGTGAGGATAGCGGGTGCGACATTTGCCACTTGCTAAACGTTTCCCGCGTGACGGTGGCGGGCTTGGGCGTGGGAGTAGCCCGCATAGCCCTTGAGCATGCCCTTGAATACGCCAAACAACGTCAGGCTTTCGGCAAATTTATCGCCCAGTTCCAAAGCATCGCCTTTATGTTGGCGGAAATGCAAATGGAAGTTGACTCGGCGCGACTGATGACATGGGAAGCGGCTTGGAATCTGGATAAAGGCAACGAAGCTACCCGCGAATGTGTGTTAGGCTTGAACTATGCTAACGATACGGTTATGACGGTGGCAGACCGAGCAGTTCAGATTTGGGGCGGACACGGCTACATCCGTGAGAATCCGGTTGAACAGCTTTTACGCAACGCGCGCGCTTTTGCCAGCCTTACCGGCGCGGCAATGCTGTAG
- a CDS encoding adenine phosphoribosyltransferase: protein MDLRDWIRDVPDFPKPGILFKDITPLLQNHEAMTFAFDQMAGLFKGQPVDLVVGIESRGFIFGAPLADRLGAGFVPIRKVGKLPYSTIFEEYDLEYGTNKIEIHEDAIKPGQNVLIVDDLLATGGTVTAAANLVEKLGGKVQGMTFLIELRFLNGREKLSRFEVKSLVEY from the coding sequence GTGGATTTAAGGGACTGGATTCGCGATGTGCCAGATTTTCCCAAGCCGGGTATCCTTTTTAAGGATATTACGCCACTGCTGCAAAACCACGAAGCGATGACGTTCGCTTTTGATCAGATGGCGGGTTTATTCAAAGGGCAACCAGTTGATTTGGTAGTCGGAATTGAATCACGCGGTTTTATCTTTGGTGCGCCTCTTGCCGATAGATTGGGCGCAGGTTTTGTACCCATTCGTAAGGTTGGGAAGTTGCCTTACAGCACTATCTTCGAGGAATACGACCTTGAGTATGGCACCAACAAGATTGAAATTCATGAGGATGCCATCAAGCCGGGTCAGAATGTTTTAATCGTGGACGATTTGCTAGCTACGGGCGGTACGGTAACAGCTGCTGCCAATCTGGTAGAGAAGTTGGGCGGGAAAGTGCAGGGTATGACTTTCCTGATAGAGCTAAGATTCCTCAATGGGCGTGAGAAGTTAAGCCGTTTTGAGGTTAAGTCGCTGGTAGAGTATTAG